DNA sequence from the Dryobates pubescens isolate bDryPub1 chromosome 8, bDryPub1.pri, whole genome shotgun sequence genome:
GAATCTTAAAACACATGACCAAATGTTAACAATCTCTTATGAACTTGTACAATCCATCTAGTTTATCTTAcatctgtttgtttttacagggtaaactgctgcctttgctgttcAAAAATTATTTAAACCATTTCCACTCTCTGTTCTAATAACCAAGAATACCATAACAGTACAGATACCTACTGGCTTGAAAATATGTGTATTAGCACTAGTAGATTAAATAGTTTCAACTAGGAGgcaaaaagaaatatatattttttttaaagactccTCTTTGTCACATTAATGAATTATGAGTTGATATTGGCAATTTACATCCCCATATCTCTTTTCCCATGACAGAATTACTGCATGAATTCTTCCAAAATAAAGGATTATATCCTGTTTGCATTAGGATACCTTATTTTAGTAGGCTGTAAATACATGCAAGACATTTACATAACATGTATCATTAGAACAGCAAATGGAAGACTGCTGAAACACACCAGAAAACACCTTTgactgaaaaaataaagaagtagGTTTTGAATGTTTGTGTCTGAGGAAACAAATGAACAGCCTCCTGCCAAAATGCAACAAATCCACACATCTCCGTGTCTTGGGTTTCTGTGCTTTTGATTTCTTTACAAAggattcaaacaaacaaacaaaaacaatagCAAAATACTGTTTTGGTGAAAACCTTGCTATCAGATCTGGGTGTTAGAAGCTTTTTCAACATAAATAGAGACAAAGTGCTATCCTGCTCTTTAAGAAACCTGAAATTCTCTCGTGCTTTCCAAAAGGAGGAGATACTTGGAGAGCGCCAGATCCTCGTCCCTGAACACGCAAGTACCAATCGAAGATTGGCGCTTCCCTGGGCGATGCTGTGGGGTAATCTCTCTCCTTTCAGTTCGGAGGGTCGCTTGATGCGGGGACATCCCACACCCTTCCCCACCcggcaggaggctccacctgagGGCGGGCTCGGCTTTCTGCTCGCCACAGTTGCACGGGGAGCTGTAGCGCGCCGCGGGGCGACACACGGAGGCCGTGGAAAGTCGCCCTTCGTCCGAGCCAGCGCCTCGGGCAAAACGCCGCTGATCTGTCCCAACACGGCGCAGCTCCACTGTCCAGGGGCTGCCGCCTCCCGGTCCTCACTCCGCAGCGGGACGATGCCTTCCccggcagcagcggcggcgacaggcaggcagccccgGACAGTCGGCGTGGTGAGTAGCCCAGAGGCAGCCCGGCCCGCTGCCCGCCGCCACGGGGGAAACTGAAGCAGGCGGCATGGGCTGCGGGCAGACATGCCCCCGCGGGCTGTCCCCcttccaggctgcctgggatCCCGCCGCCCCCTCGGGGAGAGTCGCGCTGACCGGAACGGCCAGGGGTTCCAGGGAGCGTGGCTAGCCTTTCCTTCGAGGGAGCTCACTCAGCGCTGCCCCGCGGGCGGAGCGCACCGATGGGGAACGCGGCGGCGGACGGTGGTCCGCGGGCGCTGCGGGCCCTCATCGGCTGTCTGCTGGGCGCACTGGTACTGGGCACGCTGGTGGGCAATGCGCTGGTGTGTCTGGCCGTCCTGCGCTTCCGCCACCTGCGTGCCAAGGTAACCAACTGGTTCGTGCTGTCCCTGGCCGTCTCGGACCTCTGTGTGGCGCTCCTGGTGATGCCCTGGAAGGCGGTCACTGAGGTGGCTGGCGGCTCCTGGCTTTTTGGCAGCCGCTTTTGTGACACCTGGGTGGCCTTCGACATCATGTGCTCCACTGCCTCCATCCTCCACCTCTGCATCATCAGCCTGGACAGGTACTGGGCCATCGCCAGCCCCTTTCGCTATGAGCGCAGGATGACACAGCGCCTCGCTTGTGCCATGATAGCCACAGCCTGGGCCCTCTCCATCCTCATCTCCTTCGTCCCAGTGCAGCTACACTGGCACAAAGCCAAGGACAGGAGATATCCAGGTTCCTGGAGGCCCGGCACACCCCACTGTGATGTCAGCCTGAACCGCACTTATGCCATCACCTCCTCCCTGATCAGCTTCTACATCCCTGTGGCCATCATGATCATCACCTATACCAGGATCTACCGAATTGCCCAGGCACAAATCCGCCGCATCTCCACCCTCGAGCGAGCAGGGGGGCAGTGGCCAGCTCCTGGCAAGGAGCCCACCCTCTCCTTGCAGAGTTCCCTCCGCAAGGAGACCAAGGTGCTACAGACTCTCTCCATCATAATGGGAGTCTTTgtttgctgctggttgcctttcTTCTTACTCAActgtctgctgcctttctgccaGCCCAAGCTGAAGTCAGACCATGAAGGACAGTCACCCTGCGTTGGCCAAACCACATTCAACATCTTTGTGTGGTTTGGCTGGGCCAACTCCTCGGTGAATCCAGTGATCTACGCTTTCAATGCAGACTTCAGGCGTGCTTtcagcaacctcctgggctgccggCACTTCTGCTGTGGCACACCCAGATCCACTGTAGAGAGGGTCAACTTCAGCAATGAGCTTGTTTCCTGTCACCATGACACCACCTGCCAGAAGGAAGGAGCTGCCTCATCATCAGTAGCCCCCACTGCTGTCACTGCCTGGGTGCAGCCCATACATCATGCCAAAAACCCTCAGAGAGAGCACAGCAGTAAGGAGATACATATGGTGAAGACATCTGTGGCTTCTCAGACACAGGCTGCCCCTGACAGCAGCCCCAAGACTCATCAGATGCCAGCTATTTTACAATCGTATTGTGAGGCAGAGCTATCCTTGGAAACTGTTGTCCCCTGTACAGGGCTTGGTTGTTATGAGGGACCCCATCACCCTGTTCCAGAAGAATAAGTGATTATAACTCATCACACAGGGTGAGTTCACTCTGCCTCCGTGTGAACTATGCCTATTCCTCAGCAAAGTCCTGCCCCAGAGGGATGAGAGCCTGCTGCTCTTACACCAGAGGGGTGATGGGCATGTGAAGTCCATTCCAAAAGCACATAGCTGCCATATGTTAGCTCTTCCCATGGCCACCTTCACCCCTTACTGGTTTTCATAGCCAGTAGTCATTTTCTATGCATTAGCTCACCCTCATTCTTCAACCAAATGTGATATTTACTTAGAATAGTGAAAGAATTAGATAAATAAAAGCAACTCATAGTTTGAGACTATTACATAATTTCATATTGACAAGTTAGATTTAGCTTCATCACTAAAAcccatttcccccccctttcatGGTTTCACATCATACATGTACATAGTTCTGTTGGATTTTACTCCTGTGCTTATTTTAAAGCTGCATGTGTGGATTTACACATTTGAATCTGTGTTTATGGTCTTAAATAAAAATTCCTGTATTAAAATCTTATGTTGACTCAAAAGACTGCTCAAAACCCTGGAAAACATAGGACTCTAACTTTGGTATCCAGGCTTAGTGATATTGAGGTAGGGTATTTCTCATCCTCAAATAATAGAAAATGTTTTATTGTATTAGGCTGAAGTTAGAGCAGGTGGTGTTTGAGAACTAACACTACAACTCCAGAGCAATTTAAGCTGCtgtcagctgaggcagctgcagtccttcctttctcttactAGTTCAGGCAGCCAATCCTTCCAGAAAGCAAGCTGGGTCACAAAATAGAAAGTACCCATTTCACTTCTCTGAACCCATTTCACTACTAGTATAcaagaacagcaacaaaaggCAGAACAAATGGGTGTTGAATGGCTTGcagaagagaaaatacaaaaaaCATCATCAAGATCCCCCAGTATGTGTAAAAGGATAGTAAAGGAATACAGTGGCACCTCACTGTCCTCCACTTATCTGGAATTCTTACCATGTAATACTGTGCTCCACTAGCCACCAACATCCCCCTTTTTCTGTCCTTCACCAACTATTGAGTTGTTTGATGTTGGGAAGATGGAGACAATTGTCCAGAAAGAGACACCAAGAATGCTTACATTACAAGAGTTTTCTTGGAGATTAAGTCTTATAGATGTCACAGCTGATATCTTCCCGAACAGTGAACCATGCTGAAAAGTCAGACTCTCTACCCAGTGATACTGTTCCTGCTCCCTGTGAATTTAAACTGTATGCAGTTCCTAAAATCCCTTTAAAGTATACATTAATTCTTCTGGGGAAAATTGCTTTCACTATCCTGCTCTTTTTAGCAATGTGCCTTTGATAGTTGGGTGTGACTCCAACTTGTTCTTCATGAGCAAGACTGGCAGGACAAGCAGTAATGGGCTTAACTGTAAAAAAGACCAAGGCAAGACTTGGGAAAAACTTCCAAAGAATAAGAATAATTAAGCACTGGAGTAGATTGCCTAGGAGATTATGATTACTCACAGTAAAAGTCTTCAAGATGATGTTGCTAAACATTTATCAGAAATGACACTGGCATTTTTAATCCTGTCTTGGGGCATAGTGTAATGGTTTCTAGTCCAGCTTCACTATGACAACACAACTCACTAAGCACTGGGCTTAAGATGCTcgattttaattttttctttgcaTGCAATAATTCATAGCTATTTTCTTGAAGACAACCCCCCCCTACAGATAAGAACTTTGAGACCCCATTGGGGTGTATCCTTTCTTAGTGATGACGCATTTTTCTTAGAATTTAACAACTCATATGCAGCATGCCTAGTGTATCATCCAGAAAGAAACTCTGAAATAAATCTAGTATTTCCTTAAAAGAGATACAAGatctgtgtttgttttgattcACTTTGATGATATTCTAGGTGATCATACATGAACTATACATGGATTCAGATGCTGAAATGTCAATAAACTCCTGAGGATTTTTCTTGCTACATGCTTTCTTTCTTATACAAACCAGAAACATGTATGGTAAGAGTGTTAGCATCTTttagctattaaaaaaaaatcccaaattaTATCTCTGAGCTGTAGGAGACTTCTCATCTCACCCCCTCCACACTAAAACCCACCCTGGGCATATACTGCCGCACCTGATAAGACACTATGCTAGTTGGCTCCATCCCTCAGAATTAACTCTCCCTGCCCACACATATCttccttctctgggcagccagtctTCTGGGAGTCAAAGCCACacctaaaattattttttacaggagcttttatttttttagtgtgtgtgtatgtgtgtatacagTCTCATCATGAGTGATAAAAACTGTTACTTAATGGAagggaaatgttttccttctcacagggcttgccCTGGTTATGACGGCTGCTTGCCCAGGAAGTAGTCTGGACTTACTACGCAGAGTGATGAAAACTTAGTGTATGACAGGGGGGGTGGCAGAAATGAAGCAGGGAGTACCTTTGAACGCTGTCTTTTAAGAATAACCAGAAATGCATGGTATGAAATGATATTTGTGTCAAGAATGGAAAAAGCTATTTGTATCAGTGCTTGTGGctattgtttttaaaaagtTCATTAACAGGTGAGATTATACCCAAAAATAAATGGATATTtacctgaagggaaaaaaaatagattaaaaaggggggaaaaaaaacctaaaaaagcagctgaagcttTACTGAAGCTTTTTAAAGGGACAGTCTAAAATTGCTCATTGTAAGTGGTGCTGGAAATAATGGTACCTAATTAATAATGGTCATTACTGATGTGCAGATAGTAGCCATTACAACAATTTACAGCTGTAAGGTCCATTGTAGTATGTGCAGTGTGATGTTCAAGGCTGCAATAAATTTCCTGCTATAAACGGTTTATACTCATTTTAAATGTTGTATTACTGAAGGTATTAGGTACTTCATGTGAAAGCTACATCACATAGCCCTTCAGCCTGTATCTTCTGCTGCTGATTGAATAGCAGAAATACTGATGTTCtacatatttttgttttcttagagTGGGGAGGCTCCTGAATGTTATGTGTACTACAGACCACACAGTTCTATAAACTGTAAATGAGCAAGACTTATTTCCCCAAGACTTGTTTTTCTAGTGATTAAATATGATTTCTAATTGCCATTTTTCTCATGacagggcaagctgctgtgttaGAGTACGCAAGATCCAATTAGCATTCTTAAGTTCAAGTCTGATAAGATACATAATTATTACACGAAGCCAAAGGTTTACTTCCACAGGAGTTGAGGcaaaattctttcctgcttaCACCATTGCAGACACTCAAAAGGAACACCTTCCAATGAAAAACCTGGCAGCACTTTGTTCTCTGTTTCTGCATCACAACTTTCTTGGTTTGG
Encoded proteins:
- the LOC104297789 gene encoding D(1)-like dopamine receptor; amino-acid sequence: MGNAAADGGPRALRALIGCLLGALVLGTLVGNALVCLAVLRFRHLRAKVTNWFVLSLAVSDLCVALLVMPWKAVTEVAGGSWLFGSRFCDTWVAFDIMCSTASILHLCIISLDRYWAIASPFRYERRMTQRLACAMIATAWALSILISFVPVQLHWHKAKDRRYPGSWRPGTPHCDVSLNRTYAITSSLISFYIPVAIMIITYTRIYRIAQAQIRRISTLERAGGQWPAPGKEPTLSLQSSLRKETKVLQTLSIIMGVFVCCWLPFFLLNCLLPFCQPKLKSDHEGQSPCVGQTTFNIFVWFGWANSSVNPVIYAFNADFRRAFSNLLGCRHFCCGTPRSTVERVNFSNELVSCHHDTTCQKEGAASSSVAPTAVTAWVQPIHHAKNPQREHSSKEIHMVKTSVASQTQAAPDSSPKTHQMPAILQSYCEAELSLETVVPCTGLGCYEGPHHPVPEE